From Lampris incognitus isolate fLamInc1 chromosome 13, fLamInc1.hap2, whole genome shotgun sequence, one genomic window encodes:
- the LOC130122435 gene encoding uncharacterized protein LOC130122435: MPHRNCSIEINNGSSSYTLANPRVFTESGNCEVPLPPMVGPYSSVSAFFNKTTASATGTVGVFTYDLFNPDLNDYSHVMAVMFSVPYDRNLYSNWFAVGIFDRGDECDYNLYDIMYNGSENNFVRAKADGSSIGYEGDYVVVRASMSDSGEAVLRVDVNDTAMY; this comes from the exons ATGCCACACCGCAACTGCTCCATAGAGATCAATAACGGCTCCAGCTCCTACACACTGGCCAACCCCCG GGTGTTCACCGAGAGCGGTAACTGTGAAGTTCCTCTGCCACCGATGGTCGGGCCCTATTCCTCTGTCAGCGCCTTCTTCAACAAAACAACAGCATCAGCGACTGGCACCGTGGGCGTCTTCACCTATGATCTGTTCAACCCCGACCTCAACGACTACAGCCACGTCATGGCTGTCATGTTCTCTGTGCCCTACGACCGCAACCTCTACTCCAACTGGTTTGCCGTGGGGATTTTTGACAGAGGGGACGAATGTGACTACAACCTTTACGACATTATGTACAACGGCTCAGAAAACAACTTTGTCCGAGCCAAAGCCGACGGCTCCAGCATCGGGTATGAAGGAGACTACGTGGTTGTCCGGGCCTCCATGTCAGACTCCGGAGAAGCCGTGCTACGAGTAGACGTCAATGACACTGCCATGTATTGA